The window TTCGTGTCGGGCTCCCTTCAAACTCTCTTATTGGAGCTGCCCTTGGCTCTGGCCGAGTGCACCAAAGTAGCTCTCTTGACCTTGCCCGCGACAGTCATCATATACTATTTCTTCCTAAGATCGTTTGCCTGGTCATGGGCCATGATGTTCCTGCGGCCATTCTACAACATGCCCAGGTCCAACATGCTTCCGTCTTCCTGGCCGCTGGATATTTACCTCATCAACCGATGCATTCTAGCAGGAGTCGGCCTTGGCTTTTTGTGGGCGGCAGGTAACCGGGCTTTCTCGGTCTTCATGGTTAAGAAGCCTCTGAAGAACGATAATCCCCTAACATCTGACTCTAAGGATCCCAACGGCAGTCTTCTGAATGGTCTCAAAAGCAAGAAGCTCTCTATCAAGGTAAGCATAATGGCCATTGTAGCTAACCACTGGCATCCTCTTCGTAACTGACAATGGAATAATGCACAGGCCTTTGCCATGTGGGAGTTGGCCCTCACTGCCGAAAGCTGCGAGGCACGAAGGCGGAATATTTTCAACGACATAGACCGCAAGGATGGGCCCATGTGGTCTCAGCTGTACTCAATCTGCATGGAAACTTTGAAAAGTGTCGAGGAGCATGTTGATGCTTATGGAAAGCCGGCGCCACAAGCCGCCCCTGAGGCTGAAGCAACTGAAGAAAAGCACCGTTCATCGGCTCCCTTGAGAGAAGACCCCATATTCACAAGCCAATCCAGGCAAACCAACCTGCGAACCGGTCTTGAACAGGCTCTAGAGAGACTTGCGCGAAAGCCTGGTTCAACTCCCGCTTCGGAGCTTAGCCCCATCGCTCGCAAAACGTGGCAGAGCGCCAAAGACCGAGTGCTAAGCAAAGAACAACAAGAAGCGGTCTCTCCCGATCATTTGAAGGATCAAGCGTGGCAATTCGCTACTGGTTTGATGTCAATTGGATGGATTGGCGATCTAATCCGACATGATTTTCGTACACAATTTACTGCTGCAGTCTTGGGAGGTCCCTATGCTGAGCCTACATTGCCCGCCAACGCAGCCATCGCTCTCTGCCAACTGGCTGTGCACAGTTTGGCGGAAGACTCGTATGGCAACGTTCACAGAGATGTCCCAAGCATCATCCGGACTTTAACAGCAATCATCAAGAAGGTGGAAGGATTGAAAGCCCAATTCCCTCTGCACTGGACCGACTACAACGGGCTAAAGGAATGCCCTGAGGTGGACGAACTactggagaagatgaagactgGCTTGGAGCAAGTCGTTTCCAAGTTTGAACCTTACAGCACCGACCTGAGGCTTACACTCACGGACCTGCGGTTTGCAAAAGAAGCCATTGGCAAGCcagaggcgaagaaggaaaaggcaaaagagtTGAAAATGGTCAGACCTAAAGGAGTGGCCTTTGAAACGAGAGCCAGCGACGACTGGGCGCAGAGGAAAGCAGCACTACGACGAGAGTTCAGGCGGCCAGAGATGGAACAAGTCCGATAACAAACCCAATATGTCATGAGATGGGGACGAGCCGAGACCACACGATGTACTTATTAGAAACTGGAAAATCCCTTGGGGGAAGCTTATGTATGGATGTCGCATATCGCATGGGACGATACCGGAGTTTGATGGCTTGCAACAATCACAAAACAAGAGAATAATATATATGAACAAGAAAATGCTAAACAAACAAATCAATAACAATGAATCAATAATAAATACCCAAGCACGACAATCTCCTTGTGCGCCTGCATAATAAGACTCAATGGATGAACGAATGAACgaacgaatgaatgaatgaataaatgaatgaatggaaCTAAGGCCACAAGGTCTCAGCCACAGAGTTCGCCCGAGAAACCTGGCAGAGCTGGCAGGTACCTAGTGCTGCTCCCTGCCCTGCTGGGTCCAGGTACCCAGTATTAGTGGGCTAGGTCTCGCGTACCTTGCATTCCCTGCGCCATATGCCGCCCATCTCGTACCAGTACATCACTGCTCA is drawn from Trichoderma asperellum chromosome 4, complete sequence and contains these coding sequences:
- a CDS encoding uncharacterized protein (BUSCO:EOG092D1M2S~TransMembrane:7 (i29-51o57-77i106-123o148-167i188-207o213-241i262-281o)) encodes the protein MAGTPTRRAPYKDTLQPALHRRFSSTASLLLAVSYIEAILLGSWDSYFWSWFPLGPVGFRTLLVFSCGLAILILRIASYHVGIKTTGSGLQTLASSLTALRTYETAFWYGVSSLLYCTIYLGTKDEETNLQWINYLSGDRARLNERPLFLTCYMFTFALVQTVEHYRRDIDRLDLGSLERKQAAEQKSLGFVSGSLQTLLLELPLALAECTKVALLTLPATVIIYYFFLRSFAWSWAMMFLRPFYNMPRSNMLPSSWPLDIYLINRCILAGVGLGFLWAAGNRAFSVFMVKKPLKNDNPLTSDSKDPNGSLLNGLKSKKLSIKAFAMWELALTAESCEARRRNIFNDIDRKDGPMWSQLYSICMETLKSVEEHVDAYGKPAPQAAPEAEATEEKHRSSAPLREDPIFTSQSRQTNLRTGLEQALERLARKPGSTPASELSPIARKTWQSAKDRVLSKEQQEAVSPDHLKDQAWQFATGLMSIGWIGDLIRHDFRTQFTAAVLGGPYAEPTLPANAAIALCQLAVHSLAEDSYGNVHRDVPSIIRTLTAIIKKVEGLKAQFPLHWTDYNGLKECPEVDELLEKMKTGLEQVVSKFEPYSTDLRLTLTDLRFAKEAIGKPEAKKEKAKELKMVRPKGVAFETRASDDWAQRKAALRREFRRPEMEQVR